One region of Pangasianodon hypophthalmus isolate fPanHyp1 chromosome 15, fPanHyp1.pri, whole genome shotgun sequence genomic DNA includes:
- the med31 gene encoding mediator of RNA polymerase II transcription subunit 31, giving the protein MAGVMETEEQAKNRFQSELEFVQCLANPNYLNFLAQRGYLREKPFVNYLKYLLYWKEPEYAKFLKYPHCLHMLELLQYEHFRKELVNAQCAKFIDEQQILHWQHYSRKRTRLQQALAEQQQQQQQQTAPHGNAASK; this is encoded by the exons ATGGCGGGCGTCATGGAAACag AAGAGCAGGCGAAGAATCGTTTCCAGTCGGAACTGGAGTTTGTTCAGTGCCTGGCCAACCCGAATTATCTGAACT TTTTGGCTCAGAGAGGCTACTTGCGAGAAAAACCTTTTGTGAATTACCTGAAGTATTTGCTTTACTGGAAAGAACCAGAATATGCCAAATTCCTCAA ATATCCTCATTGCCTGCACATGTTGGAGCTGTTGCAGTACGAGCATTTCCGGAAGGAGCTGGTGAATGCCCAGTGTGCCAAGTTCATAGACGAGCAGCAGATCCTGCACTGGCAGCACTACTCACGCAAGCGCACACGTCTTCAGCAGGCTCTCGccgagcagcagcagcagcagcagcaacagacGGCTCCACATGGCAACGCCGCGTCCAAATGA